Proteins encoded in a region of the Balneola sp. genome:
- the tuf gene encoding elongation factor Tu yields the protein MAKETFQRTKPHVNVGTIGHVDHGKTTLTAAITTVMAKTYGGEAQAFDQIDNAPEERERGITIATAHVEYESEARHYAHVDCPGHADYVKNMVTGAAQMDGAILVVAATDGPMPQTREHILLARQVGVPQIVVFMNKVDLVDDEELLELVELEVRELLSSYEFDGDDIPVIQGSALGALNGEAQWEEKIVELIQAVDTTIPTPERDVDKPFLMPVEDVFSITGRGTVATGRIERGILKLNDEIEIVGIVEEPLKSVVTGIEMFRRLLDQGQAGDNAGILLRGIAKEDIQRGMVLCKPGSITPHKKFECEVYVLSKDEGGRHTPFFKGYRPQFYFRTTDVTGACELPSGVEMVMPGDNVKLSVELIQPVAMEEGLRFAIREGGRTVGAGVVTKILD from the coding sequence ATGGCAAAAGAGACCTTTCAACGCACCAAGCCCCACGTGAATGTGGGCACCATTGGTCACGTAGATCACGGCAAGACGACCTTGACGGCGGCGATCACGACGGTAATGGCGAAGACTTATGGGGGAGAAGCCCAGGCCTTCGATCAGATTGACAACGCTCCGGAGGAAAGAGAGCGTGGGATTACCATCGCTACGGCGCACGTGGAGTATGAGTCTGAAGCACGTCACTACGCGCACGTAGACTGCCCAGGCCACGCCGACTATGTGAAGAACATGGTAACGGGTGCAGCTCAGATGGATGGTGCTATTTTAGTAGTAGCGGCTACCGATGGCCCGATGCCACAAACCCGCGAGCACATCTTGTTAGCTCGTCAGGTAGGGGTGCCTCAAATCGTAGTGTTCATGAACAAGGTAGACCTGGTGGACGACGAGGAGCTTCTTGAGCTGGTAGAGTTGGAAGTACGTGAGCTGCTTTCTAGCTATGAGTTTGATGGTGATGACATTCCTGTGATCCAGGGATCAGCCCTTGGTGCTCTTAACGGTGAAGCGCAGTGGGAAGAGAAGATTGTGGAGCTTATCCAGGCGGTAGATACCACCATCCCTACTCCAGAGCGTGATGTAGACAAGCCGTTCTTGATGCCAGTGGAAGACGTGTTCTCTATTACGGGCCGTGGAACTGTGGCAACAGGCCGTATTGAGCGTGGAATCTTGAAGCTTAACGACGAGATCGAGATTGTAGGGATCGTAGAAGAGCCGTTAAAGAGTGTAGTGACTGGTATTGAGATGTTCCGTAGACTGCTTGACCAGGGTCAGGCGGGCGACAACGCGGGGATCCTGCTTCGAGGTATTGCTAAGGAAGACATCCAGCGTGGGATGGTATTATGTAAGCCAGGCTCAATCACTCCCCACAAGAAGTTTGAGTGTGAGGTGTACGTGTTGAGCAAAGATGAAGGAGGTCGTCACACGCCGTTCTTCAAGGGCTACCGTCCACAGTTTTATTTCCGTACCACGGATGTAACGGGAGCGTGTGAGCTGCCGAGTGGCGTGGAGATGGTGATGCCTGGCGACAATGTGAAGTTGTCGGTAGAGTTGATTCAGCCGGTGGCGATGGAAGAAGGGCTACGTTTTGCGATCCGTGAGGGTGGGCGAACCGTAGGAGCCGGTGTGGTAACTAAAATCTTAGATTAA
- a CDS encoding DedA family protein, whose translation MAEQVVQSIVDWIYLIPPFGIYLIFIAIAYIENVLPPLPGDVLLAFGGYLAADGSLSLPVLWIITVLASVVGFMNMYWIGNKLGGHVEENKETHFLLRFINYKYFEKGKKWMGKYGQWVIFGNRFLAGTRSVISLTAGMSHLNLRFTILNSFISSALWNALLLLAGWFVRDNWKVIGGYLSTYGKVILLCIGITILARFLWVKFGRKISSENEVEE comes from the coding sequence ATGGCCGAACAGGTTGTTCAATCCATAGTAGACTGGATTTATCTTATTCCTCCATTTGGGATCTATCTCATTTTTATAGCTATTGCTTACATTGAAAATGTGCTTCCACCCTTACCTGGCGATGTACTTCTTGCATTCGGGGGGTATCTCGCTGCTGATGGCAGTTTATCTCTTCCGGTTCTGTGGATAATTACAGTGCTTGCCTCAGTTGTGGGATTTATGAATATGTACTGGATAGGTAATAAGCTGGGTGGGCATGTTGAGGAAAACAAAGAGACGCATTTCCTGCTCAGGTTTATCAACTATAAGTACTTCGAGAAAGGGAAAAAATGGATGGGTAAGTATGGGCAGTGGGTGATTTTTGGGAATCGTTTTTTGGCAGGCACCCGCTCGGTTATTTCTCTTACTGCAGGGATGTCTCATTTAAACCTGCGGTTTACCATCTTAAATTCCTTTATAAGTTCTGCTCTTTGGAATGCCTTATTGTTACTTGCAGGCTGGTTTGTGAGGGATAACTGGAAGGTAATCGGAGGGTATCTATCTACTTATGGGAAAGTCATACTGCTTTGTATCGGTATAACAATTTTAGCTCGATTTCTATGGGTTAAATTCGGTAGAAAAATCTCATCTGAGAATGAAGTTGAAGAGTGA
- a CDS encoding 2-C-methyl-D-erythritol 2,4-cyclodiphosphate synthase: MRIGYGFDIHKLVSGRKLILGGIEIPFEKGLLGHSDADVLLHAISDALLGALALGDIGQHFPDNDPEFKDADSRVLLRSCYKLIRERGYKLVNLDVTIVAERPKLMPHLPKIRKTIADDLEATLENISIKATTSEKMGFVGREEGISATAVVLIEKV, encoded by the coding sequence ATGAGAATAGGCTACGGATTTGATATTCATAAATTAGTCTCCGGAAGGAAGTTGATTCTCGGAGGTATAGAAATCCCATTCGAGAAAGGATTATTGGGACATTCCGATGCCGATGTTCTCCTTCATGCAATTAGCGATGCGTTATTAGGTGCATTAGCCTTGGGAGATATAGGTCAACATTTCCCGGATAATGATCCTGAGTTTAAAGATGCAGATAGTAGGGTATTATTGAGGAGTTGCTACAAACTGATCAGGGAGCGGGGTTATAAGCTGGTCAACCTTGATGTCACTATTGTAGCCGAACGTCCAAAGCTAATGCCGCACCTTCCTAAAATCAGGAAAACAATAGCCGATGACCTGGAGGCTACTCTCGAAAATATTTCGATAAAGGCAACTACGTCTGAAAAAATGGGTTTCGTTGGTAGAGAAGAGGGGATATCTGCAACAGCAGTAGTACTAATAGAGAAAGTGTAA
- the ispD gene encoding 2-C-methyl-D-erythritol 4-phosphate cytidylyltransferase, whose product MTKLAVIIPAAGSGSRLGSRIPKPFIELEGSTILEHTIRAFLNVPSLSEIVIPTSKESVGRVEDIFKSLDREDLKMMVVEGGSERQYSIHNALKCVSDEIDLVAVHDAVRPFISANLIEACCEKAVGVGASIIAVPAKDTIKRINEAYLIDGTPDRKFLWQAQTPQIFKKEIILEAYESARSNGFIGTDDSSLVEQLGYEVGVVEGDRRNLKITYPIDLKIAELILKEEI is encoded by the coding sequence ATGACAAAACTGGCAGTCATAATACCGGCTGCCGGTTCCGGTTCCCGCTTGGGTTCACGGATTCCAAAGCCGTTTATTGAGCTCGAAGGTTCGACTATTCTTGAGCATACCATAAGGGCTTTTCTCAACGTCCCTTCCCTCAGTGAAATAGTTATACCTACTTCCAAAGAATCTGTAGGGAGAGTTGAAGACATCTTTAAGTCTTTGGATAGGGAAGATCTGAAAATGATGGTTGTAGAAGGTGGATCGGAGCGACAGTATTCTATCCACAATGCTCTCAAGTGCGTTAGTGATGAAATTGATTTGGTGGCTGTACACGATGCAGTAAGACCATTTATATCTGCCAATTTAATAGAAGCTTGTTGTGAGAAGGCAGTTGGGGTAGGCGCTTCCATTATTGCAGTGCCTGCTAAGGATACCATCAAGAGAATTAACGAAGCATATCTAATTGATGGAACTCCTGATCGAAAGTTTCTTTGGCAGGCACAGACTCCTCAAATATTTAAGAAAGAGATTATACTTGAAGCTTACGAGTCGGCACGAAGTAATGGATTCATAGGAACCGATGATTCATCTTTAGTAGAGCAGCTAGGGTATGAAGTCGGGGTTGTAGAGGGGGATCGAAGGAATCTTAAGATTACATATCCAATTGACTTGAAAATTGCTGAGCTCATTTTGAAAGAGGAAATATAG
- the queA gene encoding tRNA preQ1(34) S-adenosylmethionine ribosyltransferase-isomerase QueA — translation MKLTDFRYEIEGLNIPDEPLKKRDDAKLMVLNRAEQTIEHRKFSDIHEYLNEGDVVVYNNTKVFPARLNGKKEKTEADIEVFLLRELQPENMLWDVLVEPARKIRIGNKLYFGEGEDELMAEVVDNTTSRGRTIRFLFDGPNNELYERLDELGKMPLPPYIEREPVDEDKERYQTVYATERGAVAAPTAGMHLTEELIEKIKAKGVEFLPITLHIGWGTFRNVEVEDLTKHRMDSENYFISQDTSDKINVALKKKTNKVVAIGTSVVRAIETSVMASGMSKMGTGWTDKFIYPPYQFKITEALVTNFHRPESTLLMLGAAFAEYDFLMKAYEEAKSKDYRLFSFGDAMLII, via the coding sequence ATGAAACTCACCGACTTTAGATACGAAATCGAAGGACTTAACATTCCTGACGAGCCATTAAAAAAACGAGACGATGCTAAACTTATGGTTCTTAATAGAGCCGAGCAAACCATAGAGCATCGCAAATTCTCTGATATCCATGAGTATCTAAACGAAGGGGATGTAGTTGTATACAACAACACAAAAGTATTCCCGGCACGATTGAATGGTAAAAAGGAAAAGACAGAAGCTGATATCGAAGTATTCTTACTTAGAGAACTTCAGCCCGAAAATATGCTTTGGGATGTGTTGGTAGAGCCAGCCAGAAAAATCAGGATCGGAAACAAGCTATATTTCGGAGAAGGAGAAGATGAGTTAATGGCTGAGGTTGTAGATAATACAACTTCAAGAGGAAGAACCATCCGTTTCTTATTTGATGGTCCTAATAATGAGCTGTATGAAAGACTGGATGAGCTTGGCAAAATGCCTCTTCCTCCTTATATAGAAAGAGAGCCGGTTGATGAAGATAAAGAACGGTACCAGACGGTATATGCAACTGAGCGTGGTGCGGTAGCAGCTCCTACAGCAGGCATGCATCTCACCGAAGAATTAATTGAAAAGATTAAAGCAAAAGGTGTTGAGTTTCTTCCTATAACCTTACACATAGGATGGGGCACCTTCCGAAATGTTGAGGTAGAAGATCTTACTAAGCATAGAATGGATTCTGAGAATTACTTTATCTCACAGGATACTTCGGATAAGATCAATGTAGCCTTAAAAAAGAAAACCAATAAGGTTGTAGCCATTGGTACCAGTGTAGTTCGAGCTATAGAAACAAGCGTAATGGCGAGCGGAATGTCAAAGATGGGAACAGGTTGGACAGATAAATTCATCTATCCTCCTTACCAGTTCAAAATTACCGAAGCATTGGTTACGAATTTCCACAGGCCAGAGTCAACATTACTAATGCTTGGTGCTGCTTTTGCGGAGTATGACTTTTTGATGAAAGCCTATGAAGAAGCAAAGTCGAAAGACTATCGTCTGTTTTCATTCGGCGATGCAATGTTGATCATTTAA
- a CDS encoding LytR family transcriptional regulator: protein MTENQPEKSGTNTEGLLFNAAIGFLSILLVVLLIALTTRIIYPRIFNERSEENSQLISEIIQIEVLNGCGIAGIANSYTGLLRSNGFDVVETGNFDHFDLEETIVISRSGVMDNAKRVAAALGIDETNVLREESPDFFLDVTVVIGHDYETLNTE, encoded by the coding sequence ATGACTGAAAACCAACCGGAAAAATCCGGTACTAATACTGAAGGTCTTCTATTTAATGCTGCAATTGGCTTCCTCAGCATTCTCCTGGTTGTACTACTTATCGCTCTTACTACGCGAATTATCTATCCGAGAATTTTCAATGAACGGTCAGAAGAAAACTCTCAATTAATTAGCGAAATAATTCAGATTGAAGTTTTAAACGGGTGTGGGATTGCAGGGATTGCTAATTCTTATACCGGATTATTACGCTCAAATGGATTTGATGTAGTTGAAACCGGAAATTTCGATCATTTCGATCTTGAAGAAACCATTGTTATCTCAAGAAGTGGAGTTATGGATAACGCAAAAAGAGTAGCAGCTGCATTAGGAATAGATGAAACCAATGTATTAAGAGAAGAATCACCTGACTTTTTTCTGGATGTAACTGTGGTTATAGGCCACGATTATGAAACACTTAATACGGAGTAA
- the rsfS gene encoding ribosome silencing factor, with protein MTDINQPGNNQFIDANPDSKNLVEIIIEGLRKRKAQDIVVLDVSELTTLTDYFVICSGNSDTQIKAIADSVEEELLEQTGEKAWKKEGLQARSWIILDFINTVVHIMSKEKREFYSIERMWNDAKITYIENED; from the coding sequence ATGACAGATATCAACCAACCAGGAAATAATCAATTTATTGATGCCAATCCTGACTCAAAAAACCTGGTCGAAATAATTATAGAGGGACTTCGAAAAAGAAAAGCACAGGATATAGTTGTTCTGGATGTTTCCGAATTAACTACGCTCACCGATTATTTTGTGATTTGCAGTGGTAATTCGGATACCCAAATAAAAGCCATTGCTGATTCAGTTGAAGAAGAGCTTTTAGAACAAACCGGAGAAAAGGCCTGGAAAAAAGAAGGACTACAGGCTCGTTCGTGGATTATCCTCGACTTTATCAATACAGTTGTCCATATCATGAGTAAGGAAAAGCGTGAGTTCTACAGCATTGAGAGAATGTGGAATGACGCTAAGATTACCTATATAGAAAACGAAGACTAG
- a CDS encoding D-glycerate dehydrogenase: protein MSGFRILVTEPIPKQNIDFLKSVGEVTIGAKGKFSEPDQLSAVLPGFDALLCMLSTPVTKDVLNSSPNLKVIANFAVGYNNIDVDTATKLGIKVANTPDVLTEACGDFAMGLLMATTRRFNEAENYLRNGHFKGWEPLGFLGMELRGKTLGIIGMGRIGQSFAMRARAFGMNILYHNRSKLPDQLEKELECTLISSVKELASKSDVLSINCPLTKDTHHLINEEILEAMPSHSILINLSRGPVVDEEALANALHQQIIWGAGLDVFEKEPEVHPLLLTAPNCTILPHIASATFETREAIGMLAAKAISDVLNGVPDRNITNLVNPNS from the coding sequence ATGTCTGGTTTTCGCATACTCGTAACTGAACCTATTCCTAAACAGAACATAGACTTTTTGAAGTCGGTTGGTGAAGTTACGATTGGTGCAAAAGGAAAATTTTCGGAACCTGATCAACTAAGTGCAGTTCTACCTGGCTTCGATGCTCTACTTTGTATGCTTTCAACTCCCGTTACTAAAGATGTACTCAATTCATCCCCAAATCTTAAAGTAATTGCTAATTTTGCAGTGGGGTATAACAATATTGATGTTGACACGGCTACCAAACTCGGTATCAAAGTAGCAAATACTCCTGATGTACTCACCGAAGCTTGTGGAGATTTTGCTATGGGCTTGCTTATGGCAACTACAAGAAGGTTCAATGAAGCGGAAAACTACCTGAGAAATGGTCACTTCAAGGGATGGGAGCCATTAGGGTTTTTAGGAATGGAACTAAGAGGCAAAACTCTTGGCATTATTGGGATGGGAAGAATTGGCCAATCATTTGCAATGAGAGCCAGGGCATTTGGAATGAACATACTCTATCACAATCGATCCAAACTGCCGGATCAATTGGAGAAAGAGCTTGAATGCACCCTAATATCATCTGTTAAGGAACTTGCATCGAAAAGTGACGTTTTAAGTATTAATTGTCCTTTAACAAAGGATACCCATCACTTAATAAATGAAGAAATCTTAGAAGCCATGCCTTCTCATTCCATATTGATAAATTTATCCAGGGGTCCGGTAGTAGATGAAGAAGCATTGGCGAATGCTCTGCATCAACAAATAATTTGGGGAGCTGGTCTCGATGTTTTTGAAAAAGAACCGGAGGTACACCCCCTGCTTCTTACTGCTCCCAATTGTACAATACTCCCTCATATAGCAAGTGCAACGTTTGAAACCAGAGAAGCCATTGGGATGCTTGCTGCAAAGGCAATTTCTGATGTATTAAATGGCGTTCCGGATCGTAATATTACTAATCTAGTTAATCCTAATTCCTGA
- a CDS encoding HAMP domain-containing protein has protein sequence MDASTNNTTTWLFALLSIIAIGYGFFEWMNVQSDPAMEEVQQIAEDAVHEASENFQQFVFDYTSEATSFTEDVRTQIESGATKEQISNTIVPNYSFWGILITRDSTKWLWNDFAPDHFVNDSSTSAGSIYVSIGRENNVGFLYSIIPFFIEDSSKVTRYDVYTRVKLLQENVLNFGNNLEINPEALFSKSDTYPVSFNLNGVTDRKTLARSILSTASSDSLGEIIAEQNDLDEFKIQRDYAVGIWRALFLVVIFLLMVVLVFSLSKNLPTKWAVLFEISSAIILWLLIHFLSSKVQITHPSFSFFANKTLFGYLVNSTFSVLISFSISRVLLNPKNRSITLNSTSLNALSFFGSLISGWFISYYLVNSSTTITNSEVNVMDLALYPSLSTFVFYISSGFFFASITALSIIFFRYLLSQDTKKIPGIIISFLVGSSIFFFVAKFFIYTTNFDAWIPLISSLYLVLVFVLSFFWSRKKLALQSSSKLRLVIFISYIATCFVYIAYSSGNTFRQNERMQEAAQPFLDEGSNEVESITIQLLGNLNASLSENSLTQNTASLEELVEGYIRPDWLRYTISVQLIDTVGSLISDYTTSLSPPQWSTEFRIQDLVIPFEDEQIRRSNLRPVLRYRPINTINASYSDFIRGWIPIFENSESEKITGWILCSVYEEVPQLEKPLRAVLSLKKEDAWQETFSVTEYQNGILLRQSIIGIPLDIPGPTALVDEVVARVNADSIYTTSFVSGSNEIKELYINKSNGGIVRVATIRMSFNNHVFSFLRLFMVIVFGGIILLFILSKVNNRNLLGSSRRFKDRLIDRLIFASATCLIALVAASYYVLTLQNEQEVKTQLFNRLENLTSSLEEDYAGIEISPEELQRIASVLDIDASLFVSGSLTNSTTPQIFNQHLLSSNIPWDVFSNITTFKSNEELKVVSFDDQQMMIGYMPWMSDNNTIAGIAAIPTFLKAPQFYDRLLSTISYLIAFYALIFGLLMLGVGYITAQLTSPLEEIREALKDLSEGDFNTRLPVRSKDEIGTLTRAYNEMTRRLKTALDELAQTEREAAWKEMAQQIAHEIKNPLTPMKLNLQHLERQVELAKENGPEQDQRVAKITTSMIEQIDALNKIASDFSTFAKPIQQEFKKLDINALIQSVGEMYELDKHFSLDIHTTNKPLWVNGAKEELRRVFVNLIKNASEAVSQDGKISINTKFNSKKRKAQIEVSDNGQGISQEDQKNIFMPNFSTKTSGTGLGLAITKKIIEEHNGEIAFQSTLGQGTTFTIILPLGK, from the coding sequence ATGGATGCATCCACTAACAATACCACTACCTGGCTTTTTGCCTTGCTAAGCATAATTGCTATTGGGTATGGTTTTTTTGAGTGGATGAATGTTCAATCAGATCCGGCTATGGAGGAGGTTCAACAAATAGCTGAAGATGCAGTTCATGAAGCTTCAGAAAACTTTCAGCAATTTGTTTTCGATTATACCTCCGAAGCCACCTCCTTTACAGAAGACGTTCGAACTCAAATTGAATCCGGAGCGACAAAAGAGCAAATCTCCAACACCATAGTTCCCAACTATTCATTTTGGGGAATACTTATTACCAGAGATAGCACTAAATGGCTCTGGAATGATTTTGCTCCTGACCATTTTGTTAATGATTCCAGTACCAGCGCAGGCTCTATCTATGTTTCGATTGGAAGAGAAAACAATGTCGGTTTCTTATACAGTATTATTCCTTTCTTTATCGAAGACTCATCAAAAGTTACCCGGTACGATGTATATACCAGGGTCAAGCTTCTACAAGAAAATGTTCTCAACTTTGGGAATAACCTTGAGATTAATCCCGAAGCATTATTTAGCAAATCTGATACTTATCCTGTTTCCTTTAATCTCAATGGGGTAACTGATAGAAAGACATTAGCTAGATCTATATTAAGTACTGCAAGCAGTGATTCATTGGGCGAGATAATCGCTGAACAGAATGATCTGGATGAGTTTAAGATTCAGCGGGATTATGCTGTAGGAATTTGGAGAGCCCTTTTTCTCGTCGTCATTTTTTTACTGATGGTTGTTCTTGTGTTCAGCCTCTCAAAAAACCTACCTACTAAATGGGCAGTGTTGTTCGAAATTTCTTCCGCTATCATTCTTTGGTTGCTCATTCATTTTTTAAGTTCTAAAGTTCAGATAACCCATCCCTCATTTTCTTTTTTTGCCAACAAAACCTTGTTTGGTTACTTGGTCAATTCCACATTCAGCGTCTTGATTTCTTTTTCAATTTCGCGAGTGTTGCTTAATCCAAAAAATCGAAGTATTACTTTGAACAGTACCTCTCTCAATGCTCTCTCATTTTTTGGTTCTTTAATATCCGGGTGGTTCATTTCATATTATCTGGTGAATAGCTCCACGACCATTACAAATTCTGAAGTGAATGTAATGGACCTTGCTCTTTATCCTTCTTTATCGACATTTGTCTTTTATATTTCTTCCGGCTTTTTCTTTGCCTCTATAACGGCACTATCGATAATTTTCTTCAGATACTTACTATCTCAGGATACAAAGAAGATTCCCGGAATCATCATCTCCTTTCTGGTTGGGTCTTCCATTTTCTTTTTCGTGGCTAAGTTTTTCATCTATACCACCAACTTTGATGCCTGGATACCGTTGATAAGTTCCTTGTATTTGGTACTGGTTTTTGTGCTTTCTTTTTTCTGGAGTCGTAAGAAGTTGGCGCTTCAGTCCTCTTCAAAATTAAGACTGGTTATTTTTATCTCTTATATTGCCACTTGCTTTGTATACATCGCATATTCAAGCGGAAATACCTTTAGGCAGAACGAACGAATGCAGGAAGCTGCTCAGCCTTTTTTAGATGAAGGTTCTAATGAAGTTGAATCCATAACTATTCAATTGCTTGGCAATCTAAATGCGTCACTCTCGGAAAATTCACTAACACAAAATACCGCCTCGCTTGAAGAGCTTGTAGAAGGTTATATAAGACCGGACTGGCTTCGATATACGATATCCGTTCAGCTTATTGATACTGTTGGCTCACTGATTTCAGACTATACAACCAGCCTTTCACCTCCCCAATGGAGTACCGAATTTAGAATACAAGACCTTGTAATACCTTTTGAGGATGAACAAATCAGGAGATCCAATCTCCGGCCAGTTCTTCGATACCGTCCTATTAACACCATCAATGCCAGTTATTCAGATTTTATCCGTGGCTGGATTCCCATTTTTGAAAATTCAGAATCTGAAAAGATAACAGGTTGGATATTATGCTCGGTGTATGAGGAGGTGCCTCAACTTGAGAAACCACTACGAGCTGTACTTTCATTAAAAAAAGAAGACGCCTGGCAAGAAACATTCTCTGTTACCGAATATCAGAATGGAATCCTGCTAAGGCAATCAATTATTGGAATTCCACTTGATATACCAGGGCCTACCGCACTGGTCGATGAAGTAGTAGCAAGAGTTAACGCCGATTCAATCTATACAACTTCCTTTGTTTCCGGTTCAAACGAAATAAAGGAATTGTATATAAATAAAAGTAATGGTGGTATTGTACGAGTTGCCACTATAAGAATGAGCTTCAATAACCATGTATTTTCATTTTTGCGGCTTTTTATGGTTATAGTTTTTGGGGGCATCATCTTGCTGTTCATCCTATCAAAAGTGAATAACCGGAACTTATTAGGAAGTTCACGCCGATTTAAAGACCGCCTCATCGACCGGTTAATCTTTGCCAGTGCGACTTGCCTGATTGCATTAGTTGCTGCATCCTATTATGTATTAACACTTCAAAATGAGCAAGAAGTAAAAACACAACTATTCAACCGTTTAGAGAACCTTACTTCCAGCCTGGAAGAAGATTATGCCGGAATAGAAATATCACCCGAAGAGCTTCAACGAATAGCCTCTGTATTAGATATTGATGCCTCATTATTTGTTTCCGGTTCTCTGACGAACTCAACAACTCCCCAAATCTTCAATCAACACCTATTATCATCCAATATCCCCTGGGATGTATTTAGTAACATAACAACATTCAAAAGTAACGAAGAACTAAAGGTAGTTTCATTTGATGACCAGCAAATGATGATTGGCTATATGCCCTGGATGAGTGATAACAATACCATTGCTGGTATAGCGGCTATACCTACATTCCTGAAAGCACCTCAGTTTTATGACCGCTTGCTTTCGACCATAAGTTACCTTATAGCTTTCTATGCTCTCATTTTTGGCCTTTTGATGCTTGGTGTAGGGTATATAACTGCTCAACTTACCTCTCCATTGGAAGAAATAAGGGAAGCACTTAAAGATTTATCAGAGGGTGATTTCAACACGCGCTTACCTGTTCGAAGTAAAGATGAAATTGGTACCCTAACCCGGGCTTATAATGAGATGACCAGGCGTTTAAAAACTGCACTCGATGAACTGGCTCAAACAGAACGCGAAGCAGCCTGGAAAGAAATGGCTCAACAAATAGCTCATGAGATTAAAAACCCTCTTACTCCCATGAAACTGAATCTTCAGCATCTTGAGCGCCAAGTAGAATTAGCTAAAGAAAACGGACCGGAACAAGATCAACGAGTTGCAAAAATTACAACCAGTATGATTGAGCAGATTGATGCATTGAATAAAATTGCTTCTGACTTCTCCACGTTTGCTAAACCTATTCAGCAAGAATTTAAGAAGCTGGACATCAATGCATTGATTCAGTCTGTAGGTGAGATGTATGAGTTGGACAAGCACTTCTCACTTGATATACACACTACTAACAAACCGCTTTGGGTTAATGGAGCAAAAGAAGAATTAAGAAGGGTTTTTGTTAATCTGATAAAAAATGCCTCCGAAGCAGTTTCTCAGGATGGCAAGATCAGCATCAACACCAAATTCAATTCAAAGAAGAGAAAGGCACAGATTGAAGTCTCTGATAATGGGCAAGGTATTTCTCAAGAGGATCAGAAGAATATCTTTATGCCTAATTTTTCTACAAAAACCAGTGGCACCGGATTAGGACTGGCAATTACCAAGAAAATAATCGAAGAACATAATGGGGAAATTGCGTTTCAGTCAACTCTGGGCCAAGGAACTACATTCACTATTATTCTACCCCTGGGCAAATAA